From Acidovorax sp. FHTAMBA, one genomic window encodes:
- a CDS encoding c-type cytochrome, which produces MNKTLTTLFALAVASVTALSHAQEAKGDVEAGKQKIAMCIGCHGIPGYQASFPEVHKVPMISGQSGKYIAAALVAYQKGDRKHPTMRGIAETLSEQDIADVSAYYEQHGKSIELAAKPKREPSVQVAALLQKGACVSCHGDNFAKPIDPSYPKIAGQHADYLFVALKSYKVEKNNNLGRSNAIMAGIAKQFTNAELKALANYIGGVEGDLQVVPQSRFK; this is translated from the coding sequence ATGAACAAAACGCTGACCACGCTATTTGCCCTGGCTGTCGCTTCCGTGACCGCCTTGTCCCACGCCCAGGAAGCCAAAGGCGACGTGGAAGCCGGCAAGCAAAAGATCGCCATGTGCATCGGCTGTCACGGCATTCCGGGCTACCAGGCCAGCTTTCCTGAAGTGCACAAGGTGCCGATGATCTCGGGCCAGAGCGGCAAGTACATCGCCGCGGCGCTGGTGGCCTACCAGAAGGGTGATCGCAAGCACCCGACGATGCGCGGCATTGCCGAGACTCTGAGCGAGCAGGACATCGCTGACGTTTCGGCCTATTACGAACAGCACGGCAAGTCGATCGAACTGGCGGCCAAGCCCAAGCGCGAACCCAGCGTGCAAGTGGCGGCGCTGCTGCAAAAGGGCGCCTGCGTCTCCTGCCACGGCGACAACTTCGCCAAGCCCATCGACCCCTCATACCCCAAGATTGCGGGCCAGCACGCCGACTACCTGTTCGTGGCGCTCAAGTCGTACAAGGTGGAAAAGAACAACAACCTGGGCCGCAGCAACGCCATCATGGCGGGCATTGCCAAGCAGTTCACCAATGCCGAACTGAAGGCGCTGGCGAACTACATCGGTGGCGTGGAAGGTGACCTGCAGGTCGTGCCCCAGTCGCGATTCAAGTGA
- a CDS encoding MoxR family ATPase yields MKFQGSQNYVATQDLMLAVNAAITLQRPLLIKGEPGTGKTMLAEEVAQALDMPLLQWHIKSTTKAQQGLYEYDAVSRLRDSQLEGGSEKVKDIRNYIIQGVLWQAFTADRPVALLIDEIDKADIEFPNDLLREIDRMEFYCYETRELIKARHRPLVFITSNNEKELPDAFLRRCFFHFIKFPEADTMRQIINVHFPTLKADLLGVAMKTFYDVRNLPGLKKKPSTSELIDWLKLLVAEDIPLSALQSADNKVAVPPLVGALLKNEQDVSLFEKLVFMNQRNR; encoded by the coding sequence ATGAAATTCCAAGGCTCCCAGAACTACGTCGCCACCCAGGACCTGATGCTCGCCGTGAATGCTGCCATCACGCTGCAGCGGCCCCTGCTGATCAAGGGCGAGCCCGGCACGGGCAAGACGATGCTGGCCGAGGAAGTGGCGCAGGCCCTGGACATGCCCCTGCTGCAGTGGCACATCAAGTCCACCACCAAGGCACAGCAGGGCCTGTATGAGTATGACGCGGTGAGCCGCCTGCGCGACAGCCAGCTCGAAGGCGGCAGCGAAAAAGTCAAGGACATCCGCAACTACATCATCCAGGGCGTGCTGTGGCAGGCCTTCACGGCCGACCGGCCCGTGGCGCTGCTGATCGACGAGATCGACAAGGCCGACATCGAATTCCCGAACGACCTGCTGCGCGAGATCGACCGCATGGAGTTCTACTGCTACGAAACGCGCGAGCTCATCAAGGCCAGGCACCGGCCGCTGGTGTTCATCACCTCCAACAACGAGAAGGAACTGCCCGACGCCTTCCTGCGCCGCTGCTTCTTCCACTTCATCAAGTTCCCCGAGGCCGACACGATGCGGCAGATCATCAACGTGCACTTCCCCACGCTCAAGGCCGACCTGCTGGGCGTGGCAATGAAAACGTTCTATGACGTGCGCAACCTGCCGGGCCTGAAGAAAAAACCTTCGACTAGCGAGCTGATCGACTGGCTCAAGCTGCTGGTGGCCGAAGACATCCCTTTGAGCGCCCTGCAAAGCGCTGACAACAAGGTGGCCGTGCCACCGCTGGTGGGCGCGCTGCTGAAAAACGAACAGGACGTGAGCCTGTTTGAAAAGCTGGTTTTCATGAACCAGAGGAACCGTTGA
- a CDS encoding GNAT family N-acetyltransferase yields the protein MSFVEPLVMCHNGVRLEPLALAHEEGLRAAAADGELWKLRITSVPEPHETRAYIETALKMREDGHRFAFAVVDDATGTVLGSTSYHDILPAVKRVEIGYTWYRQSVQRTHVNTTAKLLMMGHAFDTLGCHVVGWRTDNFNFASQRAIERLGAKKDGVIRGHALRRDGTIRDTVMYSMRAGEWPEAKSQLLYLLERHALTQ from the coding sequence ATGAGTTTCGTTGAACCGCTGGTGATGTGCCACAACGGCGTGCGTCTGGAGCCGCTGGCCCTGGCGCACGAAGAAGGCCTGCGCGCTGCTGCCGCGGACGGCGAGCTGTGGAAGCTGCGCATCACCTCGGTGCCCGAACCGCATGAGACACGGGCCTACATCGAGACAGCGCTCAAGATGCGCGAAGACGGCCACCGCTTTGCTTTTGCGGTGGTAGACGATGCGACAGGAACGGTGCTGGGCAGCACCAGCTACCACGACATCCTGCCGGCCGTGAAGCGCGTGGAAATTGGCTACACCTGGTACCGCCAGAGCGTGCAGCGCACCCACGTCAACACCACCGCCAAGCTACTGATGATGGGCCACGCGTTCGATACCCTGGGCTGCCATGTGGTGGGCTGGCGCACCGACAACTTCAACTTTGCCTCGCAACGCGCCATCGAGCGCCTGGGCGCAAAAAAGGACGGTGTGATCCGCGGCCACGCACTGCGCCGCGACGGCACCATCCGCGATACGGTGATGTACAGCATGCGCGCTGGCGAGTGGCCTGAGGCCAAGTCACAATTGCTATATCTTTTAGAGCGGCATGCGCTTACCCAGTAA
- a CDS encoding VWA domain-containing protein, translating into MLIDFFYTLRSAKLPVSVKEYLTLLEALQAGVVGPMSDDAWSLDDFYNLSRLTLVKDEKHYDKFDRAFGAYFKGVEMVADFTKEIPADWLRKILENELTPEQKAAIEKMGWDELMETLKKRLEEQKERHEGGSKWIGTGGTSPFGHGGYNPQGVRIGGAGKNKSAVKVWEQRAYKDYDDQQELGTRNIKVALRRLRKFAREGHELELDLPDTIRSTAANAGYLDIKMMPERHNNVKVLLLMDVGGTMDEHIQRVEELFSAVKNEFKHLEFYYFHNCVYDFMWKNNRRRFAEKFPTWDIIRKYNKDYKLIFVGDATMSPYEILQPGGSVEYNNEEPGAEWIQRLTHAFPKHAWINPEPQGVWQYRQSISIIQQLLGNRMYPLSLKGLEETMRLLSK; encoded by the coding sequence ATGCTCATCGACTTCTTCTACACCCTGCGCTCGGCCAAATTGCCGGTGTCCGTGAAGGAATACCTCACCCTGCTCGAGGCCCTGCAGGCCGGTGTGGTGGGCCCCATGTCAGATGACGCGTGGAGCCTGGACGATTTCTACAACCTCTCGCGCCTCACGCTGGTCAAGGACGAGAAGCACTACGACAAGTTCGACCGGGCCTTCGGCGCCTATTTCAAGGGCGTGGAGATGGTGGCCGACTTCACCAAGGAGATCCCGGCCGACTGGCTGCGCAAGATCCTGGAAAACGAGCTCACGCCCGAGCAAAAAGCCGCCATAGAGAAGATGGGCTGGGACGAACTCATGGAGACGCTGAAAAAGCGCCTCGAAGAACAGAAGGAACGCCACGAGGGCGGCAGCAAATGGATCGGCACCGGCGGCACCAGCCCCTTCGGCCACGGCGGCTACAACCCGCAGGGCGTGCGCATTGGTGGCGCGGGCAAGAACAAGAGCGCGGTGAAGGTGTGGGAGCAGCGCGCCTACAAGGACTACGACGACCAGCAGGAGCTGGGCACGCGCAACATCAAGGTGGCGCTGCGCCGCCTGCGCAAGTTTGCGCGCGAAGGGCATGAACTCGAACTGGACCTGCCCGACACCATCCGCAGTACCGCTGCCAACGCCGGGTATCTGGACATCAAGATGATGCCCGAGCGCCACAACAACGTGAAGGTGCTGCTGCTGATGGACGTGGGCGGCACGATGGACGAGCACATCCAGCGCGTGGAAGAGCTCTTTTCCGCGGTGAAAAATGAGTTCAAGCACCTGGAGTTCTACTACTTCCACAACTGCGTGTACGACTTCATGTGGAAGAACAACCGCCGCCGCTTTGCCGAGAAGTTCCCGACCTGGGACATCATCCGCAAGTACAACAAGGACTACAAACTCATCTTCGTGGGCGACGCCACCATGAGCCCCTACGAGATTTTGCAGCCCGGCGGCAGTGTGGAATACAACAACGAAGAGCCGGGCGCCGAGTGGATACAGCGCCTCACGCACGCCTTCCCCAAGCACGCCTGGATCAACCCCGAGCCCCAGGGCGTGTGGCAGTACCGGCAAAGCATCAGCATCATCCAGCAGCTGCTGGGCAACCGCATGTACCCGCTGTCGCTCAAGGGGCTCGAAGAAACCATGCGGCTGCTGTCCAAATAG
- a CDS encoding BamA/TamA family outer membrane protein, which yields MLFRILRPATANAPTPAPWSALLLIGALCLQGCSLLPLNGTEGDTDAPGAPVVAESASPSFAVEVRAPDEVRETLERHLELQRFRNLPDLQAAELQRLLGAADANARELLGTMGYFAPTITVELTETPASAGAPRTVVITVQPGPQTRIASADIGFSALSGNDAEGRTRQQLRVQRNWSLPPGLPFTQSAWDSAKNGGLRELQVRRFPTARIANSRAEVDADTHEAKLSVTYDPGPPYRFGPLRVEGSERYAADGASRLARLPTGAVYDEAEMLDAQLRLASSGYYDAVFLTLDTEGTDPQAAPVVAKVREAPLQKLVFGPGFSTDSGARLSLEHIHNQLPLIGWRAVSKLSLDRETKHASSEWTDLPDDNGWRWFAGAQLQREATGDYDVNSGRLRSGRSKSSKHIDRNYFLQYDYAHSQGLAANALSPADSSAALSINYGWTGRYFNSLTAPTRGHGIAVELGLGTTLRPERDPFVRALVRWQSFVPAGRVTDSAGVGRNARVALRAEAGVVLARDGAQVPVTQLFLTGGDTTVRGYGYRSIGARTDNGQIYGGRTMAAGSVEWQRPIVYKGQMTDWESAVFMDAGAVADKVGDLSPRVGLGAGVRWRSPVGPVQADLAYGVKTQEVRLHLRLGFSF from the coding sequence GTGCTGTTCCGAATCCTGCGCCCCGCCACTGCCAATGCTCCAACGCCGGCCCCCTGGTCGGCGTTGCTGCTTATTGGCGCGCTGTGCCTGCAGGGCTGCAGCCTGCTGCCATTGAACGGTACAGAGGGCGACACCGACGCACCCGGCGCGCCCGTGGTGGCCGAATCGGCCTCGCCATCGTTCGCGGTCGAGGTGCGGGCGCCCGACGAGGTGCGCGAGACGCTGGAGCGCCATCTGGAACTGCAGCGCTTTCGCAACCTGCCCGATCTGCAGGCCGCCGAGCTGCAGCGCCTGCTGGGCGCGGCCGATGCCAACGCCCGCGAGCTGCTGGGCACGATGGGGTACTTTGCGCCCACCATCACGGTCGAGCTCACCGAAACCCCGGCCAGCGCAGGCGCGCCGCGCACCGTGGTCATCACCGTGCAGCCCGGCCCGCAGACCCGCATTGCCAGTGCCGACATCGGCTTTTCCGCCCTGTCGGGCAACGATGCGGAGGGCCGCACACGCCAGCAGCTGCGCGTGCAGCGCAACTGGTCGCTGCCCCCCGGCCTGCCGTTTACCCAGTCTGCATGGGACTCTGCCAAGAATGGCGGCCTGCGTGAACTGCAGGTGCGCCGCTTTCCCACGGCGCGCATTGCCAACAGCCGTGCCGAGGTGGATGCCGATACCCACGAGGCCAAGCTGAGCGTGACGTACGACCCGGGCCCGCCCTACCGCTTCGGGCCCTTGCGGGTCGAAGGCAGCGAGCGCTACGCCGCCGATGGCGCAAGCCGCCTGGCCCGCCTGCCTACCGGTGCTGTGTACGACGAGGCCGAAATGCTGGATGCCCAGCTGCGCCTGGCCAGCAGCGGCTATTACGACGCCGTGTTCCTCACGCTCGATACCGAGGGCACCGACCCGCAGGCCGCACCCGTGGTGGCCAAGGTGCGGGAGGCGCCGCTGCAAAAGCTGGTCTTCGGCCCCGGCTTTTCGACCGACAGCGGCGCACGCCTGTCGCTGGAGCACATCCACAACCAGCTGCCCTTGATCGGCTGGCGCGCGGTGAGCAAGCTCTCGCTGGACCGCGAGACCAAACACGCCAGCAGCGAATGGACTGACCTGCCCGATGACAACGGCTGGCGCTGGTTTGCCGGCGCCCAGCTGCAGCGCGAGGCCACCGGCGACTACGACGTCAACAGCGGGCGCCTGCGCTCCGGGCGCAGCAAAAGCAGCAAGCACATCGACCGCAACTACTTTCTGCAGTACGACTACGCGCACAGCCAGGGGCTGGCCGCCAACGCGCTCTCGCCCGCAGATTCCAGCGCCGCCCTGAGCATCAACTACGGCTGGACGGGCCGCTATTTCAACAGCCTGACCGCACCCACCCGCGGCCACGGCATTGCGGTGGAGCTGGGCCTGGGTACCACACTGCGGCCCGAGCGCGACCCCTTTGTGCGTGCGCTGGTGCGCTGGCAGTCCTTCGTTCCCGCCGGCCGGGTGACCGACAGCGCGGGCGTGGGGCGCAACGCCCGTGTGGCGCTGCGCGCCGAAGCCGGTGTGGTGCTGGCCCGCGATGGTGCCCAGGTGCCCGTGACCCAGCTTTTTCTGACCGGGGGGGATACCACCGTGCGCGGCTATGGCTACCGCAGCATCGGCGCACGCACCGACAACGGCCAGATTTACGGTGGCCGCACCATGGCAGCGGGCAGCGTGGAATGGCAGCGCCCCATCGTCTACAAGGGTCAGATGACAGACTGGGAGAGCGCCGTGTTCATGGATGCGGGCGCCGTGGCGGACAAGGTCGGTGACCTGAGCCCCCGCGTGGGGCTGGGCGCAGGCGTGCGCTGGCGCAGCCCCGTGGGCCCGGTGCAGGCGGATCTGGCCTACGGCGTGAAGACCCAAGAGGTGCGGCTGCACCTGCGCCTGGGGTTCAGCTTCTGA
- a CDS encoding translocation/assembly module TamB domain-containing protein: MATRTPPPPPPRDRASDFSAGATTAGRAPPRRAPRAVRALGWLLLSLVALVLVAATGVWWWAGSSTSLAAALARAAQYLPADQTLESREVSGALRSGGRIGWLRWSSPTLAVEVTDIRLGWQLAPLLQRRLELGEVHAARVLITPQTPAVPPPDTPLNPLTELVLPLQIGVPFRVDAIQWAGPTAVQAHGLQGDYRFDGGEHRLNIDQVQLAQGRYSARATLQARTPMALDVTVEGNVQTTVPGSTSTTPIQLGAHATLQGTLATAAAQLELQARVSPAADAAPAGSANPASAEPMQADVQATLAPWASQPVQAATATLRAVNLAALWPQAPATQLHGTLQAGPAPVGTKDRSSATTSPSSGWSLEARLRNDLPGPWDQARLPLTALQASATYDGSRWDVPGATLQAGGGSAAVQGHFTPATGALEGQAELRGLRPDALHTALAAAPLSGRIRAETQGTAVRFNADIRATPGPAARSTTPARAVRTTGPAPLRINTLTAQGSWQPPGPAQGTDSVGTLQLDRLLLDALQARAEATGLRIALGAQSAQGQLTLTVPGATARANGQIAPQTGAGDLQVQWADADRTIQWLTTLPFVGANLQRSVRGAAAKGTAQLTARWKGGWQTAARQLQAASSGNALPTGKDLFELQATLTTPQLDLTLPATATGAEPGAATLQPVQLRALSATLSGSLAQASLVLNGEARTLGPQALRATVQTRLAGGMPAAGQWKAQISELRLQAQDAQRPGPWALQLAEPVSVNVNRSASGLTLQTSAGQARLTGPAPGTVTLRWQPVRVVTSASAGTPATLQTQGTLQGLPMAWVEALGLGGKTGSAGAPGSPAQPLLARMGLSTSVVLDGQWSVDTTRSLRASASLRRASGDLRILAGDATAVTAVQSSGQGTGAGAVTAIATEASARTPGPGAGSPAGVRQAEISVEAEGDALRARLLWTSDRAGEVDATVSTRLAPATADNPITWAADAPLAGTLRARLPDVGVWSALAPPGWRVRGTLDASATLSGTRNAPLWAGTLGADDMAVRSVVDGVDLQGGRLRATLQGNQLNITELRLQGGRGSSARIAGFSGNRTAASQDGGTLTGTGRITWGNSATAATGMSGIAMSMQAEAKALQVLVRADRQVSVSGTVQAQLQQGQISLRGTLTTDRATIILPDESAPTLGSDVVVRSKAKDLADQARAQAAAKASQVAAQAETAKPPDIAITLNLGRDFALSGHGITTRLTGEVEIRSSAVPGAPPRVTGEVRTDEGRYRAWGQMLNVETGLIRFNGPYNNPSLDILALRPNIRVRAGVQVTGTAQAPRVTLYSDPELPDAEKLSWVVLGRDAAAGGAEATVLQQAALALLGRGNNPGAGIASRLGLDEIGVKGPAAGEDASTAALTLGKRLSQDLYVTYERSLSGTLGTLYIFYDLTRSLTLRGQTGEKSAVDIIYTVKYD, from the coding sequence ATGGCAACGCGCACCCCGCCACCGCCACCACCCCGCGACCGCGCCTCCGATTTCAGCGCCGGGGCCACCACGGCCGGGCGTGCACCACCCCGGCGCGCGCCACGTGCCGTGCGCGCGCTGGGCTGGCTGCTGCTCAGCCTGGTGGCGCTGGTGCTGGTGGCCGCAACGGGCGTCTGGTGGTGGGCGGGCAGCAGCACATCGCTGGCCGCTGCCCTTGCGCGTGCGGCGCAGTACCTGCCCGCCGACCAGACGCTGGAAAGCCGCGAGGTGTCGGGCGCGCTGCGCAGCGGCGGGCGCATTGGCTGGCTGCGCTGGAGCAGCCCCACCCTGGCGGTGGAGGTGACCGACATCCGCCTGGGCTGGCAGCTGGCTCCCTTGCTGCAGCGCCGTCTCGAGCTGGGCGAGGTGCACGCTGCGCGCGTGCTGATCACGCCCCAGACGCCTGCGGTTCCCCCACCCGATACGCCCCTGAATCCCCTGACAGAGCTGGTGCTGCCGCTGCAGATCGGTGTGCCGTTTCGGGTCGATGCCATCCAGTGGGCGGGCCCCACCGCCGTGCAGGCCCATGGGCTGCAAGGCGACTACCGCTTTGACGGCGGCGAGCACCGGCTGAACATCGATCAGGTGCAACTGGCCCAGGGCCGCTACAGCGCCCGCGCCACCTTGCAGGCCCGGACGCCCATGGCCCTGGATGTGACGGTGGAGGGCAACGTGCAGACCACTGTGCCAGGCAGCACGTCCACCACCCCGATCCAGCTGGGCGCCCACGCCACGCTGCAGGGCACCCTGGCCACGGCGGCGGCGCAGCTGGAGCTCCAGGCGCGCGTGAGCCCCGCCGCAGATGCGGCACCGGCGGGATCGGCAAACCCAGCCTCCGCAGAGCCCATGCAGGCTGATGTGCAGGCCACACTGGCCCCGTGGGCGTCACAGCCTGTGCAGGCGGCCACCGCCACCTTGCGCGCGGTGAACCTGGCAGCGCTGTGGCCGCAGGCCCCTGCCACGCAGCTGCACGGCACGCTGCAGGCCGGCCCTGCGCCAGTGGGCACCAAAGACCGCAGCAGCGCCACGACCAGCCCATCGAGCGGCTGGTCGCTGGAGGCCCGGCTGCGCAACGACCTCCCCGGCCCGTGGGACCAGGCCCGCCTGCCGCTGACCGCCCTGCAAGCCAGCGCCACCTACGACGGCAGCCGGTGGGATGTGCCCGGCGCCACGCTCCAGGCGGGCGGCGGCAGCGCCGCCGTGCAAGGCCACTTCACCCCCGCCACCGGCGCGCTGGAGGGCCAGGCCGAGCTGCGCGGCCTGCGGCCCGACGCCTTGCACACCGCGCTGGCTGCGGCGCCGCTCTCGGGCCGCATCCGCGCCGAAACGCAAGGCACCGCCGTGCGCTTCAACGCCGACATCCGCGCCACCCCCGGCCCGGCCGCGCGCAGTACCACCCCTGCGCGTGCTGTACGCACCACGGGCCCCGCCCCGCTGCGCATCAACACCCTCACCGCGCAAGGCAGCTGGCAACCACCCGGCCCCGCGCAGGGCACAGACAGCGTCGGCACCCTGCAGCTCGACCGCCTGCTGCTCGATGCCCTGCAGGCGCGCGCAGAGGCGACCGGCTTGCGCATTGCGCTGGGTGCACAGTCCGCCCAGGGGCAGCTGACACTCACCGTGCCCGGCGCCACGGCGCGGGCCAACGGGCAGATCGCCCCCCAGACGGGTGCGGGCGATCTGCAGGTGCAGTGGGCCGACGCCGACCGCACTATCCAATGGCTGACCACCCTGCCCTTTGTGGGTGCCAACCTGCAGCGCTCCGTACGGGGCGCGGCAGCCAAAGGTACGGCACAGCTCACCGCGCGGTGGAAGGGCGGCTGGCAAACCGCCGCCCGGCAACTGCAAGCCGCCAGCAGCGGCAACGCACTGCCCACAGGCAAAGACCTGTTCGAGCTGCAAGCCACGCTCACCACGCCCCAGCTGGACCTGACGCTGCCAGCCACTGCCACCGGCGCAGAACCCGGCGCAGCCACCCTGCAACCCGTTCAGCTGCGCGCGTTGAGCGCCACGCTGTCGGGCAGCCTGGCCCAGGCATCGCTGGTGCTCAATGGCGAGGCCCGAACCCTTGGCCCGCAAGCGCTGCGGGCCACAGTGCAAACCCGCCTGGCCGGTGGCATGCCCGCCGCCGGGCAATGGAAGGCACAGATCAGCGAGCTGCGCCTGCAGGCGCAAGACGCGCAGCGCCCCGGCCCCTGGGCGCTGCAGCTGGCCGAGCCGGTATCGGTCAACGTCAACAGATCGGCAAGCGGGCTCACGCTGCAAACCTCGGCCGGGCAGGCACGCCTGACGGGGCCGGCGCCCGGCACCGTCACCCTGCGCTGGCAGCCCGTGCGCGTGGTGACCAGTGCTAGCGCAGGCACACCCGCCACGCTGCAAACCCAGGGCACGCTGCAAGGCCTGCCCATGGCGTGGGTGGAAGCGCTGGGCCTGGGTGGCAAAACGGGCAGCGCGGGCGCGCCGGGCAGCCCCGCTCAGCCGCTGCTGGCGCGCATGGGCCTTTCCACCAGCGTGGTACTGGACGGGCAGTGGAGCGTGGACACCACCCGCAGCCTGCGGGCCAGCGCCAGCCTGCGCCGTGCCAGCGGCGATCTGCGCATCCTGGCGGGCGACGCCACCGCCGTGACCGCCGTGCAAAGCAGCGGCCAGGGCACGGGCGCAGGCGCCGTCACTGCCATCGCCACGGAGGCCTCCGCCAGAACCCCGGGCCCGGGCGCAGGCAGCCCCGCAGGCGTGCGCCAGGCAGAAATTTCTGTCGAAGCCGAAGGCGACGCCCTGCGCGCCCGTCTGCTGTGGACCAGCGACCGAGCGGGCGAGGTCGACGCCACCGTCAGCACCCGCCTGGCACCTGCCACCGCAGACAACCCCATCACCTGGGCCGCCGACGCGCCGCTGGCCGGCACCCTGCGCGCCCGCCTGCCCGATGTGGGCGTGTGGTCGGCGCTGGCGCCGCCCGGCTGGCGCGTGCGCGGCACGCTCGATGCCAGCGCCACCTTGTCGGGCACCCGCAATGCACCGCTCTGGGCCGGCACGCTGGGCGCTGACGACATGGCCGTGCGCTCGGTGGTCGACGGCGTGGACCTGCAGGGCGGGCGCCTGCGGGCCACGCTGCAGGGCAACCAGCTCAACATCACCGAGTTGCGCCTGCAGGGCGGGCGCGGCAGCAGCGCACGCATTGCGGGCTTCAGCGGCAACCGCACGGCGGCGTCGCAAGACGGCGGCACGCTCACCGGCACCGGCCGCATCACCTGGGGCAACAGCGCCACCGCAGCCACGGGCATGTCAGGCATTGCCATGTCGATGCAGGCCGAGGCCAAAGCGCTGCAGGTGCTGGTGCGCGCCGACCGCCAGGTCAGCGTCTCGGGCACCGTGCAGGCGCAGCTGCAGCAGGGCCAGATCAGCCTGCGCGGCACGCTCACCACCGACCGCGCCACCATCATCCTGCCCGACGAATCTGCGCCCACGCTGGGGTCTGACGTGGTGGTGCGCTCCAAAGCCAAAGACCTTGCCGACCAGGCCCGGGCCCAGGCCGCCGCCAAGGCGAGCCAGGTGGCGGCCCAGGCCGAAACCGCCAAGCCGCCCGACATTGCGATCACCCTCAACCTGGGGCGCGACTTTGCCCTGAGCGGCCACGGCATCACCACACGCCTCACGGGCGAGGTGGAGATCCGCAGCAGCGCCGTGCCCGGCGCCCCGCCGCGCGTGACTGGCGAGGTGCGCACCGACGAAGGCCGCTACCGCGCCTGGGGCCAGATGCTGAACGTGGAAACCGGCCTGATCCGGTTCAACGGCCCGTACAACAACCCCTCGCTCGACATTCTGGCGCTGCGCCCCAACATCCGCGTGCGCGCCGGTGTGCAGGTCACCGGCACCGCGCAGGCGCCCCGGGTCACGCTGTATTCCGACCCCGAGCTGCCCGACGCCGAGAAGCTCTCGTGGGTGGTGCTGGGCCGCGATGCCGCTGCCGGCGGTGCCGAAGCCACCGTGCTCCAGCAGGCCGCCCTGGCGCTGCTCGGCCGGGGCAACAATCCGGGCGCGGGCATCGCCAGTCGGCTCGGCCTGGACGAAATCGGCGTCAAAGGGCCTGCTGCGGGTGAAGACGCATCCACCGCGGCCCTCACCCTGGGCAAGCGGCTCTCACAAGATCTGTATGTGACGTACGAACGCAGCCTGTCGGGCACGCTGGGCACGCTCTACATCTTCTACGACCTCACCCGCAGCCTCACGCTGCGCGGGCAGACAGGCGAGAAAAGCGCGGTGGACATCATCTACACCGTGAAGTACGACTGA
- a CDS encoding EamA family transporter produces MAFASAFPGFHRFLPFLAVLGSVTALGIGTSWAKHWLFPVVGAQGTTAVRVGFSALLVLLLWRPWRWHLSRSDAQAVVLYGAALGAMNLMFYMSLRTLPFGLAVAIEFSGPLAVAIWSSRRAVDFVWVALAIAGLGLLLPLGLNGSTLDPVGVLYALGAAVFWALYIVFGKRAGHLHAGHSVSLGLLVAALVVVPVGVVHAGAALLSPTVLLIGVAVAAVSSAIPISLEMMALKRLPKEAFGIMISMEPAVAAILALVLLGEHLSAVQWLAIGCIVAASMGSAMTAARPAASGPAAQAA; encoded by the coding sequence ATGGCTTTCGCATCCGCATTTCCCGGGTTCCACCGGTTCCTTCCTTTCCTCGCCGTCCTGGGCTCCGTCACGGCCCTGGGCATTGGCACGTCGTGGGCCAAGCACTGGCTGTTCCCGGTGGTGGGGGCGCAGGGCACCACCGCCGTGCGGGTGGGTTTTTCGGCGCTGCTGGTGCTGCTGCTGTGGCGGCCCTGGCGCTGGCACCTGTCGCGCTCCGACGCGCAGGCGGTAGTGCTGTACGGCGCAGCCCTGGGTGCCATGAACCTCATGTTCTACATGTCGCTGCGCACCTTGCCGTTTGGCCTGGCGGTGGCGATCGAGTTCTCGGGGCCGCTGGCAGTGGCCATCTGGTCGTCACGCAGGGCGGTGGACTTTGTGTGGGTGGCCCTGGCCATTGCCGGGCTGGGCCTGCTGCTGCCGCTGGGGCTGAACGGCAGCACGCTGGACCCTGTGGGCGTGCTGTATGCCCTGGGGGCTGCGGTGTTCTGGGCGCTGTACATCGTGTTTGGCAAACGCGCGGGGCACCTGCACGCGGGGCATTCGGTATCGCTGGGCCTGCTGGTGGCGGCGCTGGTGGTGGTGCCGGTGGGCGTCGTGCATGCGGGGGCCGCACTGCTGTCGCCCACGGTGCTGCTCATTGGCGTGGCGGTGGCGGCGGTCTCCAGCGCCATCCCGATCTCGCTCGAAATGATGGCCCTCAAGCGCCTGCCCAAGGAGGCCTTCGGCATCATGATCAGCATGGAGCCCGCCGTGGCCGCCATTCTGGCTCTGGTGCTGCTGGGCGAGCACCTGAGCGCAGTGCAATGGCTGGCCATCGGCTGCATCGTGGCCGCGTCGATGGGCAGCGCCATGACAGCCGCGCGCCCCGCCGCCTCGGGCCCTGCTGCTCAGGCGGCCTGA
- a CDS encoding Lrp/AsnC family transcriptional regulator translates to MPSPAALDRFDLAILDILQSDNTTPQRVIAQAVNLSAPAVQRRIQRLKEAGVIRSNVAVLDPEKVGKPLTIFVEVHLENERPDRTALLRQRIAAEEAVQQCYNVTGEADYLLVVTVASMADYEVLTRRLFEGDDNVRRFRTSVSLGCLKAGLRVPLEIASAA, encoded by the coding sequence ATGCCATCCCCTGCCGCACTTGACCGATTCGACCTTGCCATCCTGGACATCCTGCAAAGCGACAACACCACGCCCCAGCGCGTGATCGCCCAGGCGGTGAACCTGTCTGCCCCCGCCGTGCAGCGACGCATCCAGCGGCTGAAAGAAGCCGGTGTCATCCGCTCCAACGTGGCCGTGCTGGACCCCGAAAAGGTGGGCAAGCCCCTGACCATCTTCGTCGAGGTGCATCTGGAAAACGAGCGCCCCGACCGCACCGCCCTTCTGCGCCAGCGCATCGCTGCAGAAGAAGCCGTGCAGCAGTGTTACAACGTGACGGGCGAGGCGGACTACCTGCTGGTGGTGACCGTGGCGTCCATGGCGGACTACGAGGTGCTGACGCGGCGCCTGTTTGAGGGCGACGACAACGTGCGGCGGTTTCGGACCTCGGTGTCCCTGGGGTGCCTGAAGGCGGGGCTACGGGTGCCGCTGGAGATCGCAAGCGCAGCGTAA